The Aspergillus flavus chromosome 2, complete sequence region CTTGCTGGAACCGATATACTACACCACACTGTATAAACACTACGACAACAACTACACAAGCGACGACCCGTCGCATTTTTGGTTGCATTGGCTACGCTTCTAAGAATAAAGTTCGTACATTGAAACCCACCAATCGCACGCCATCTGTCGCGTATATGAGGCAATCTTCATAATCAACATCATCGAAATCACAAAGACAAAACACAAACACAAGAGGTATCACGTGCCACGCTTCTCTTATTTACAATCAAGACCAGACACATACTATGCGAACATGAAGGGATaatcaacaaagaaagaaagaacataAAGAAAGAGTTACACATCAACTGAATGCCCCACAAGTGCTTCGGGAATCGGAACGTTGTCGTTCAATGCGAAGTTTAACTTTTCACCTAGATCGATGCTGTCGCGCAAGATCTGCCGAGCGTCTTCGTCGCTGACACCCATGTCTTCCTTGACCAGCCGGACCGCCAATTCAGGCACGAGCACTGCTTGTGCGTAACCCACAACGCCCGCCGACTTCACAATGTGGTCGCTGGCCGCCAGGCGGCGTAGCTTCCGCGAGAAACGTGTGGTCAAAGCTTGTAACCTGTCCAACCCTTGCATTAGTCTTGGATATATCACAATTGGATGAATACCGAAGGACGTCTCACATTTTACCAGAGCCTCGAGTACCGTAATAACCGCAAGAGATGGTCTCCAAACCATCTCCCTCCAGTGTCAGCCGAAAGTTCTTGGCTTTTCCAGCTTTTAATGTCGAATCCAGGATGTTTCGGTAGTAAGACCGGCTATCGGGAACCAGAAGGTTCTCCAAGTCATCAAAATAGCTATGGATCCGGTTGTCGAACGTATCCCAATCGATAGCTGGGTAGCCCTTATCATGCCACTCTTTCTCGGCCGCGGTCTTCTTATGAGAATCGCAGAACCGCTGCTGTTCTCTAATGCGCTGTTTTGGCTGTGACTGAAACCGTAGCAAGAGTTCTGGGTCTACAGGTTCTTTACACCAGGGACACAAAGACTCCTTCGGATTCGGCACATCGCCCGCCTCATCTAGTAGTATATCCTGTAAACCAGTTTCAGATAACTCGCTAAGCGGGGAGCTGAGAGGCGaagcatcttcatcatcggtgTCAAAGATAGCAGGTTCTCGAGCGGAGGAAGGCGCAAAAGAGGAGCTAGAGACAATATCAtttggaagaggaggaggggccTTGAACTTGGGAGATGAGCGCGATTTAGATGGCGGACTTCTAATGTCAATATCCTTGGGGACCTTAAACCCATCATCCTTCTGAGATTCCGTATCCACatcctttgttttcttctcagcATTCGGCGAATTACCTGCCGACTTCGGCTTCGGTCGACTGGAAGGAGGCGAGTCCGTTTGTAAAGGCGTGCTCGGTTTTCTTACATAGACTTCGGAGGTGCGTTTCTTTCCATAGTCGGCCCTGGACTTCTTGACGGGTTGTGATGACCACCCACACTCTGAAAATGGATCGCCATTGTCATTCTCGTTGACAGTAACTGTATCTTTCAACGTCCTCTTACGAGTCGAGCGTTGAGCTCTCGGACTATCAATTCCTCTCTTCGATCGCGGGGTTCGCGATGGCGTTCCATTTTCTCTCGAAGTCTCAGCTAGTTTCTCCTCCAGAGTCGGCCCTGACCGACGCGGCGTGCGCTCATTCCCGATATCGTCATCTAGACCGGCATTGCTTTGAGTTTCCTCTTCGCTGGAGCTCAGAGGCTCATCGTCCGTGGCCGGTTCGGGCTTAGTAACAGGCTCTGGAGCTTCATTATTCTGGAAAGTCGAAAGAAGATGTCCTCCGCGGTAATTCTGCCTCGTCAAGCGGTTCGATGCGTAACTAGAATCGGGCTTTGGCTGAGGGGTGACCATAGTGGCTCGGGTCGGGGAGGGGTTTGGAACGTGCGGCGTGTTTCGGGACGATTGCGCATTGGTTTAAGTAAGTAATTATTGCATAGGAACTGTTGTATTTCATTAATGAGtgggaacaaagaaaagacaatCGCTCGTGGAAATTGGGGTGGtggcaggaagaagaggagaaacgCGTGTGGTGACACGCTATCGGTAACTCCGCATTAAGTCTAAAATGCTGATCCTTGGCTTCCACTATTGAATAGGGTTGACTGTCTTTGATGGTTAATTAAGTTTAGCTCCATTAGTCCTTTATTCGGTAGTTATATTtgaaaaagaataattatctatatcgAATGCAGCTAAGGGTTGTTGACAATAGTCTGGGCCGCGTCGCAAGACTCGGAACATCGTAATGGCTTGCAATCCTGacaagaaatgaagaagcgctcaagaataatataaaagaaattaagggaaagaaaagggcttATGAAGTGATCATTATGCTGCATCATGCCCTGGATTGAACAATATGCAAGAACGAAAAGATATGCACTCCCGACCAGAACTCAATCAACAATATGAAACCTGGGGTCTCCAATGCAGAATACGGTCAACGATCCGCACTTCTATGAGCGTGAAAGAAGTAAGTGAGAAAATGTAGAAGGAAACttggaaaaaaagaggatagaaaaagggaagatATAACAAAGGCAAGCTAACATAAGACGAATGAAGCAAGAACTATTCGTACTTCACTGAGAATCAGACAATAGCGTATAACCAAGCTTGACAAATGCGTCTTCGTTCTAATCTTTATAGTCGTGGAACCACATCACTCAAAACTCATATGAATCTCACCTTCTTCCCCGTCCCCTATGTCGTGATCAGCCCAGGCATTGGGCTCAAGAGCCAATGCACCAAGTGCACTGGCACCGACACCGACGCCAGCAGCAGCGCCGATACCAAGACCAGCTGGCGTCGTCGATGATGACCGCAGCTCTGGCCGCGTAGAATGGGCATCGTACGAGGTAGCAGTTGTAGGCTCAAAAAATGAATGTGAACGCTGTAGTGGCTCATGATAGGAGGTATCGAAAGTcatttctatctcttcttcttctttatgGGTAGAAGGTTGTTGATCATGGGAAGCGCTGGGCACGGAGTAAGGCTCAGGCGGCGACTGGGGCGCGGATTTGGTGAGATTGACAGCCTTAGTAGTATCCTTGCTATCTGACGGAGTCGGCGTAACTGGGGTTGAGCTGGACGGGGAATTCAGATCAAGCTTCATGGGAGGCAACGTCGACTCGAGTTGTTTGACTTCGATACTTTCGGATGCGAGTTCGGCTCTGATCGCATCGATGTCAAATAACACGCTCCCGGTTCCGTTGCTGTCGCTCGAATCTCGCGGCGTGGCATTGTTTCGCTCCACATCATATGTTTCCCAGCCTTTCTTTTGAGCCAACTTTCCTCGTTTGAACAAGCCAAACCGTTTCTTCTCCGGCTTTGCCTCGGCTTCTCGTCGAGCCTCGTCGATCTCGCGGATAAGCTCTCTTTGTCGCTCGGCGTGGTTTTCTGGATCGGGGTCCTCAAGCTCTGCGAACTCGTCACCCAAAACTTCCCACCCAACCTCTTTCAACAGTCGGGGCATTGCCGCTCGATAATCCATGTGACCATTCACAAGCTTGGTAACGTCGAAGTTCTCGAGGCCGGGAATCCCTTCCACTGGAGCGAGACCAGCCACACGCATGATTCCACCGCTTGTTGCACGAAAGAGATAGCCTAGGATCCAATCATTTGAGGAATACCCGTTCACAAAGCGGCCAGATACTACACTGCGAGCCTTCAAATACTCATCTTTGTTGGCCACAATAGGCGACCCGAATAAGTAGACGTTCTGCACGAGCCCGTGGGCACCTCGATCTGCAAGCTCCTtcagacaagaaaaaataaGCCGAGAGCCGAGAGAAAAGCCCAGGAGCGTGACAGGCCGCTTCCCAAGGTTGCGTTCCATCAAGGAATCAGCCATAATCAGCCCGGCTGCGTTCGCGCGAGCCAGTGAAACGATCCATGGGTTATCAATCAGGTACGAGAGTTTTGTAAGGACAAGTGGCAACTGCAGAGACGACATAAGAGCTACTAGAACAGTGCTTCCAAGGACTTGTTGCAAGCCTTGAGTTAATGCCTAGGAAACAGTGAGCAATTACCCAGCGATAGCTGTACAAGATAAACACGCCCTATACCTACCTCTGTAGCAAGAATATTGATGGTGTCTCCCATACTCCGAAGCATTTCAGGCTCCCAGAGAACCGAATATAGATCTCCCATTATAGGATCCACCGTACTGAAGGGCAATCGGACGTCATCCACCTTACCAGTCATCCAACCGGACACGGTGACAATCAGGTTGACTCTTTTGTTGTTGTGCAGGGGACGGTACTCGAAAGTCTGGACAGCCCCTGTGCGTCGGTTGGAAGCCCTCAACCCAATCGTTCCTCCGGTCAAGGTGCCTCCAGAAGCAATAATCGCTGTACCACCTACCCCTCCCAGGAACGCGCCAGTTCCTGAGATTCCTACAGTGGTAAACCCAGCTGCAAGACCAGCACCAATCACTGGGGCCAACAACCCAGCAGAGAGACCAATGACCAGCCCACCACCAACAGTGGCCAAGCCCATAACGATGTATTTTCGTTTCAAAGCCATCTTTCGGCGTCTTTCCATGTGATCCGACTCATCCCAAGTTTCTTTGTCCGCCTCCTCCTGCATTTCCAGCGCATCAACTACGCGCTTTTCGAACCGGGCAATCTGTAGCCAGGACACTTCCATAGACTCGCCTACTTTTTCCAGTAAGGACCGGGACCGCGCATCATAAGCCGAATCTGCAATgaggacaaggaagagatCACAGAGCACCGTCCACCgaagatcaatatcaatctTTGTCGAAGTAGGAAGCTGGGAGGGGGTTCGAACTTCGGGAAGATCTTCGCCCTCGTGTGTCTCAtaaggtggaggagaggtTGACCTGTCAAAATCAGAGGATAGGCTGCTTCGATATTCGTCCTTTAAGCTCGGAGTCGTGGGCGATGATAGGGATTTCTTCGGCGTGTCGAGTTCCTCAGCTAAAGGATTCTTGACTCGAGCATTCTGCATGAGGGGCCGGACAAGATCTGCAGGTTGGACACCATGTTCCGCCAATTGTTCAATCATCACCTGCTCAGCGGCGTCGATATCCATATGAGCATAGATCCTAGCCATTATTGTTTGACCCCATTTACGCATCGAGTCAATGGTCTTTTGTTTCGCCTTGCGTGTACCCTTAGTGGAGGGAACCCGGTCCAGGTCTCTAGTCATCTGGAATATAGCCAATCTGGTTACCCCGACGTATGCTATCCGTTGACTCTCGGTCAGCAGATCCTTTGTGGCCTGCAATTGGCTGACAGCGTCGCGcagctcttctccttctacACCCGTAGAGTTGTGAGCGGCTTCTCTAAAAAGATAGCTTGTATCTTCATCTAGACTTGTCGCCGACTGAGCGTCTTCATCAAGCTGCACCCGGGTATAGCCCTTTCCGGCACCTCCCAAGCCCTTGTACACTGCGTCATTATCCTCCGGTTTGGCACCACGAGCAACTAGCCTACCATAATCATCATAAACATCAAACTCGTCAATAGCAGGCATATCTTGCCATCCGCCATCACTTTCcgcttcatcctcatcctccgagTCCTTAGACTCATTAAGTCGCTGATGTGACCATTCCGATGCTTTCAGACTCGACCGTTTCTTTTGCACGGCGTCCGACTGTGTAGAAGTAGAGGGGTTCCCTGCATTTGGCTTCTCTGTGTAAGGAGGTGGCGGAGGACAGTCCTCCTGGTCAGGGAGTGAGCCGCTAGAAGTAGCATGTTTCTCATTGCCCACAGGTACGCTTGAATCCTTCTCTCGGGGGGACTCAACAGAATGCGGTTCGACTGCCGGTAAAGATTCTgtccctttctcttcgtcctttcctttgtcaACTGGTTTTGTGCTTTCCTCCTGGGGTGCTTCTAGCTTTATTTCGTTCATCACGGGCTTGCTGTCTTGTGAAGTTGGTTGCTTATCAGCCGGGCCCGAGGCAGCCTCCTCAACATCATGAAATTCTTCATTATCTGATGATTCACTCGAGCGTACAGGTCTAGCGCGAATTCGAATTGGCAGACCAAATTCATCTACCTCCCCCGTCGTCGATTCTGCGGTTGGCTCACTCCCCGCATTGCCCCCGACCGGACTAGCATTCTCCTTCTGAGATTTGATGTCGGGAGATCCTGTACTGTTCTCTGCGGCCGCGGTCTGGGAATGCTCCGGTTCGTGCGAAACAGCTTGGGAATGATCGACAGCGGGGTCGCGAGAGTAATCAACAGTCGCACTGGAGGTCATACTTCATCGGTATTCCTAGGTTGAAATCCGTTTCAAATCAACCAGATCCTTTCTTGTCACCCTTTAACCACCGTGAAGATTCCCGCATAAACCACGCATAAGATGACCCATGCGCGCGAACGCACCGCCACGAATTTCCTAAGCTGCAATGTCCTCGCACTTTCCGAGCACGGACCGTGACGAGCTCGAAACCGTTAGGGGAGCTCAGTCGTACGCTGACCGTTCTCAATATGGTTTGGGGAAATTTTATACAGACGGTCGGTATAGATTCAGGGGAACGGAATTCCTCGTATGATGGGGGGCCACCGATAGGCAACAGGGAGGAAGGAGTTGGGGGTCGTGATGGAAAGTCGATCGGGTTTGTGGggatgtttttcttcttttcttcttttctttactatcGAGGTGTTTATCGTGGACAGCAACGATTCCGGGTCTTGGCTGGGTAACAGGCCTCTCTGCGACCGGGGAGTGTGGTGCAATCGTCCCGAAAGCGGCAATGGAGTGGAATGAACCCGTGGTTTGCGGAAGAGAACCTTAACATTGAGAGACATGGTCAGTGAGTGCCTGTCACGTCAGTGGCTCTTTAGTGTGTCTCGGTGGGTTTCAATGGGTATTTTTAAAACAATCGGCCCCCATTGTCGTCAGCATTTGGACCTCTTTATATGTCGTAAGAGCACCATTCCAATCTGATACATGATCGAACACCATTATGAATTAGGTTACATCCGACCAGATCGTGGTCTTCTTGGTCTGTCGGCAGTATTGGATACATTACCAATTGATACAGCTCTGTGACAGATCGATTAGCTAATCCGTCCTCTGCGGAGTTAATTTCCTTGACTCGCTTGTGTActatggaaaggatgaagattTTTAAGTGGACTAGAGTACATGATCTCAGACAGTAAGCTTATATATGTACTCGACCACTTGAGTTCTTAATTGAACTCTATAGCCAAATCCGGACATCACACCCACCAACAAACGGGGCTGTATGCACGTCCAAGACGACATCCtgaaagaatataaaaaacGTGACACAAAAAGTAGGGCTCTCAATAATCCATaaagcgaagaagaatacaGAAGCATATACAAAGCAAAATAAACAAACTTGAGCAGCCACATACGACATATCATCTAATGAATCCCAGAAGGACCCGTCATTCTCTCCACCCTGACAGAACCACATTAGCACCATTTTCCCACGACGGTTAAAAAGCCCCAGTCACAGTGGAGAATCACTCACATTCTAGAAGAATGGCCTCCCTCCACCGATGTCTTCGCCGTACCACCCTTATCTAGATCTTGTCGGGCATTTCGACTCTGGTCGTTCTGTACGCCGGCCACCGGTTCAGCATGCGGATTCGAGAGGTCTTCTCTGGCGTTGTCGGCTCTTGATCTAGCCTGCTCCATCAGGGTCTCTGGTTACGAGGTTATGAGTTAGTTATTGTTTGACTTGGCAAAAGTCACGTCGGAGGTTATTAGGGAACTCACGGGCCGAGGGCTCTTTGTGAGAGAGATCGGGTAGGCCTGACATATTGCCTGTTGCGTAGTTACCGTGGATTCGTGACTGTCTGTTAGTATAGTAGCTGTTTACTCTGAAATCAACCTAACCATTTGAACGGGTTTATGTATGCCTGTAGAATGTTAGGGTTGAGGTTTACGAAATTCTACGTCATAAGGTGCTCATCAGCCTGCCCTTATTGGAAGTTGGGGATGAGAAACATGGAAGCTTTCACAGGTTGTAATATCTTAATACAATGCTCCAATTGTTCCGGATATAAGTTAAGGTGAGTAGTAGTTGTTTCGCCTTTACCCCGAGTAAAATAGTCTGCATTTTCTTCCAACCTCCTCCCCGAGAGCGGAGACCCAATCATCGATGCATTATAGTGGAATCCGCACTGACTCGCCTTCACAAGGCTATTATCTGCCGACGGAATGCCGAACTCGATCGTGTTTTTACTTTTTAGTCAAATTTAAACTTCTCCCGGGTCTAAGAAACTCTAAGTTTACAAACTATGCATATTTTAGGTCCTGAGATCAGACTCTATCTCGAGGACCAATTTTAAAGTCGAACATTGTTGTATAACTTGAAGATTGCGACAGGCGTAAAGGCGTATTCGTTGTTACCGACAGGTTGAGACGAACCACTTTTGCAATTCATGaaattactccgtacaatgAACGACGGGAAATACTACGACCCTAAGTAACCTTGGGGCTGTTCCTCCAGTCCAATAGACAGTCGAAGAGGTGCCTTCTGGTCAACTTTGAATTCTCCCGGAGCGACCTCCGTATTTGGCCAGGCAATTTAGCCGTGCAAAACTTCCGCCGATGCTCTGGAAGCCTTCCTAAAGTGGAAACATCCCCACGATCGTCGGATTTTCCGTGTCGACCGAGCCTCCGAGAATGGAAACGTCGAAATACGGCCCCAAATACGCGTTGCTACGAACTAAACCGTTGGGGGCCTTCCTCCGAAGTTTTCCCACAGGTTTCACCTGGtgatttcatttcatttcattcccACCCCTCCTTTCTTCCGCTGTTCTCTAAGATTTCTATCTGATCTTGGATTCGGCCATCTTTCAGCGGTGCTGGTCATTGTCCAGAATGACCCATTCCACTATGTGCAGAGAGAAGCGACTATGAACATTGAATGCTTGGCCGCACGGAAAACCCCCATGGCGCCTTCCTGGAAAATATGTACACCAAACTAACTCCATCCCTCCAAGTCGTCTTACCTGATTTTGGACCCCTCTACATCCCCGGTAATGGGGGCATCCCGCAGATACTTCCATCGGGAAGCCAGCCATCTAGCTCCATTCCTGTTCGAGGAGGAATGGGTGGCTGGCCTTGCTGCGGGGGGTCCATTGCAACACCTTGCTGCGAAAATTCTCCGTATGGATACTGGGTTGGTACCACAGGCGAGTGGTAGCCAGCATATTGATTCATGAGAAAAACTTGCCGGTTGGCTTGATCAGCCTGCCAGATCGTGTTCGTGGCTGCTGATGCTCCATAGGCCCCATCCATAGGGTGCATAACTGCGATCTGCGGCACTTCGGCATTCATTGCAAGGGTTCCTACTGGCTGCGATGAATCGGCCGAGCTGAACTGTGCAGTTTGCATAGGCGCCGGGCTCGCAGAGCGCTGTGGACTTGCACTCAGCGGTGGAGCGAGGCCGACTTCTGTCTGCATCTGCCGCTGCTGGAACCGGTCATACCAATTTCGAGCCTTCACCCCGACGATGTATAACCACCGGCTTGGGACCTTATACTTCATATTTCCGCTTGCCTCTGTTAGCCTTCGCGTCATGGCCTCTAAGTACATCTCCATATTGATGGATTGAGGGCTCACGAATTCGCCTAGGGCTCCTGATTTGACCGAAAAGTAAACCTTCAGAAGTGACATGACTGCTACGCCGACTCGTGTGTAAATGAGGTTGGGGAGTTTCCGCATCAAGTCCGTGTCACAACTTAGGAAGAAGTCGAGCATCTCTTGAGCTGCATTCATCCATTTGATCGTGATGTCTACGCGAATAGCGCTCAGAGGGGCCTTTGCCGGCTGGTTGCCATCCTCCGGTGCTGGAAGTGCATAATATTGTTGCTTAATCGCATCGGGATCTCGATAGCCTTCACCAACACCGAGCTCGTAAATGGCGAGGTTGGTGAAATGGTATTCAAATGTCATGGTCACtaacaagaaagagaaacggTCAGCCTTTAACCCGCTACCATTCCGATCTTCCAGATACCGAGGAAAATTACCTGTGAGCATGTCCGCAGAAATATTCTTTTTCCAATTCTGCATTTGGTTATCGAACCATCTCAATATGACCTGGACTCGCGATTCTGTCAGCGGAGTCGTTGAGCTGGTGTCATCAAGACCGAAGGAAGCCATAGCTTGGTCAACGATCTTCTGCAATTCGAACCAGGTAGCCATGTGTCGATCTATCATATTGGGTGAGCGCTCCAGGTGTTTTACACATTCTTGCATCCAGTCGTTGAAGAGGAGCAAGTTGGGCCGGCGCGTTTTCATGGCAACGCTGTGTCATGTTAGCAATTGCCCGCTACGCACGTGTTCATTATCCTTACTTAGAGGCCAAATGATAACACCCCAGAATTGCTCTGGCCTGTTCCGCCATGTGTTCATCGTACGAACCACGCTTGCTCGCTTTGCGACTTGCATTATTCGGCACCTTACGTTTTGAGGCTAGCCCGATCTCCAGGGCCATGGTGGCAGCGATGTGAGTATACTGATAATTTTGCAGTTTCAACGGAGATTCTGGCGGGTAGTAAAAGACGATCATCAGGAGCAATGCCTGAACCAACTCGAATGACTTATCGCCATTGATGAAAAACCGTTCTGCGTAGAGTCGGACCAATTCGCGGTTGAGGACAGCAGCCAAACTATCATCTATAGCAATCGCAGCGGCGGCAATCACGGAAAGAAACAGCATGGGCTTCGACCGACGCAGGTGTGAGGCTGTGGTATTTGGAGGGAGCAGAACCATAGGGGCAAAAGCGGTTAGCTCGCTGATATAAAATGACACCAATTCATTGGCAAATTCCAGCGAGATTAACCCCCGATCGATAATGTCGCCGCCTGAGGGTCCTTCGAGACCATAGCAGGGTGGGATCGGCGTGGCAGATGCGAATGCATCAGAACCACTGTTCAAAGTGTTTGggtatgaagaagatgctggAACGCCCGGCGAGAGCTCCATGTTTCTGAAGGATCCCGAAGCACTGCTCGGGGCATCCGGCACAATGGATAAGGTTTCTTGGGGATCAGCCCCAAAGTCAGGTTCCTCTGATTCCTCGACTTCGCTACCCGAGCTTTCCGAGCTactttcttcctcgatcCGGAAGCGGTCCTTGAGAAGGGAGCGCATCTGTCGcatctccctctccaactGAGCAACCCGCGAATCGGTTCGCTTGCGTGGTCGTCTGCGTTGGGGTGCCACGAATACGCAGGCTCTCTTGGCTTTAGCACATCGCAGACACTGACTGGGAGATTTGGGGTCAGGAAGGCAGCGGACCTTCAGACCTCGACATGATTCACAGGATCGGTTTAATTGCTGGGTGGGGGCCGGTTGTTGGAGTATACCCGGTTCACCAGGCGTTGAGGGAGTAGCCGACATGGTCTGCCGGCTTTGGTGATTTCGTGAGCTAGCGTAAAAAAGGGATACCCGAAGTGTTATTGACGGAAGCGCAGCGAAAGATCTGAAAAGGTCGGCGACGATAACTGACAGAAACCGCTGAAGCTGCTAACGTGATAAAACCCC contains the following coding sequences:
- a CDS encoding RTC4-like domain-containing protein, whose protein sequence is MVTPQPKPDSSYASNRLTRQNYRGGHLLSTFQNNEAPEPVTKPEPATDDEPLSSSEEETQSNAGLDDDIGNERTPRRSGPTLEEKLAETSRENGTPSRTPRSKRGIDSPRAQRSTRKRTLKDTVTVNENDNGDPFSECGWSSQPVKKSRADYGKKRTSEVYVRKPSTPLQTDSPPSSRPKPKSAGNSPNAEKKTKDVDTESQKDDGFKVPKDIDIRSPPSKSRSSPKFKAPPPLPNDIVSSSSFAPSSAREPAIFDTDDEDASPLSSPLSELSETGLQDILLDEAGDVPNPKESLCPWCKEPVDPELLLRFQSQPKQRIREQQRFCDSHKKTAAEKEWHDKGYPAIDWDTFDNRIHSYFDDLENLLVPDSRSYYRNILDSTLKAGKAKNFRLTLEGDGLETISCGYYGTRGSGKMLQALTTRFSRKLRRLAASDHIVKSAGVVGYAQAVLVPELAVRLVKEDMGVSDEDARQILRDSIDLGEKLNFALNDNVPIPEALVGHSVDV
- a CDS encoding DUF726 domain protein encodes the protein MTSSATVDYSRDPAVDHSQAVSHEPEHSQTAAAENSTGSPDIKSQKENASPVGGNAGSEPTAESTTGEVDEFGLPIRIRARPVRSSESSDNEEFHDVEEAASGPADKQPTSQDSKPVMNEIKLEAPQEESTKPVDKGKDEEKGTESLPAVEPHSVESPREKDSSVPVGNEKHATSSGSLPDQEDCPPPPPYTEKPNAGNPSTSTQSDAVQKKRSSLKASEWSHQRLNESKDSEDEDEAESDGGWQDMPAIDEFDVYDDYGRLVARGAKPEDNDAVYKGLGGAGKGYTRVQLDEDAQSATSLDEDTSYLFREAAHNSTGVEGEELRDAVSQLQATKDLLTESQRIAYVGVTRLAIFQMTRDLDRVPSTKGTRKAKQKTIDSMRKWGQTIMARIYAHMDIDAAEQVMIEQLAEHGVQPADLVRPLMQNARVKNPLAEELDTPKKSLSSPTTPSLKDEYRSSLSSDFDRSTSPPPYETHEGEDLPEVRTPSQLPTSTKIDIDLRWTVLCDLFLVLIADSAYDARSRSLLEKVGESMEVSWLQIARFEKRVVDALEMQEEADKETWDESDHMERRRKMALKRKYIVMGLATVGGGLVIGLSAGLLAPVIGAGLAAGFTTVGISGTGAFLGGVGGTAIIASGGTLTGGTIGLRASNRRTGAVQTFEYRPLHNNKRVNLIVTVSGWMTGKVDDVRLPFSTVDPIMGDLYSVLWEPEMLRSMGDTINILATEALTQGLQQVLGSTVLVALMSSLQLPLVLTKLSYLIDNPWIVSLARANAAGLIMADSLMERNLGKRPVTLLGFSLGSRLIFSCLKELADRGAHGLVQNVYLFGSPIVANKDEYLKARSVVSGRFVNGYSSNDWILGYLFRATSGGIMRVAGLAPVEGIPGLENFDVTKLVNGHMDYRAAMPRLLKEVGWEVLGDEFAELEDPDPENHAERQRELIREIDEARREAEAKPEKKRFGLFKRGKLAQKKGWETYDVERNNATPRDSSDSNGTGSVLFDIDAIRAELASESIEVKQLESTLPPMKLDLNSPSSSTPVTPTPSDSKDTTKAVNLTKSAPQSPPEPYSVPSASHDQQPSTHKEEEEIEMTFDTSYHEPLQRSHSFFEPTTATSYDAHSTRPELRSSSTTPAGLGIGAAAGVGVGASALGALALEPNAWADHDIGDGEEGEIHMSFE
- a CDS encoding putative C6 finger domain protein; translation: MSATPSTPGEPGILQQPAPTQQLNRSCESCRGLKVRCLPDPKSPSQCLRCAKAKRACVFVAPQRRRPRKRTDSRVAQLEREMRQMRSLLKDRFRIEEESSSESSGSEVEESEEPDFGADPQETLSIVPDAPSSASGSFRNMELSPGVPASSSYPNTLNSGSDAFASATPIPPCYGLEGPSGGDIIDRGLISLEFANELVSFYISELTAFAPMVLLPPNTTASHLRRSKPMLFLSVIAAAAIAIDDSLAAVLNRELVRLYAERFFINGDKSFELVQALLLMIVFYYPPESPLKLQNYQYTHIAATMALEIGLASKRKVPNNASRKASKRGSYDEHMAEQARAILGCYHLASNVAMKTRRPNLLLFNDWMQECVKHLERSPNMIDRHMATWFELQKIVDQAMASFGLDDTSSTTPLTESRVQVILRWFDNQMQNWKKNISADMLTGNFPRYLEDRNGSGLKADRFSFLLVTMTFEYHFTNLAIYELGVGEGYRDPDAIKQQYYALPAPEDGNQPAKAPLSAIRVDITIKWMNAAQEMLDFFLSCDTDLMRKLPNLIYTRVGVAVMSLLKVYFSVKSGALGEFVSPQSINMEMYLEAMTRRLTEASGNMKYKVPSRWLYIVGVKARNWYDRFQQRQMQTEVGLAPPLSASPQRSASPAPMQTAQFSSADSSQPVGTLAMNAEVPQIAVMHPMDGAYGASAATNTIWQADQANRQVFLMNQYAGYHSPVVPTQYPYGEFSQQGVAMDPPQQGQPPIPPRTGMELDGWLPDGSICGMPPLPGM